TCCTGGTCGGTCGTGTCGGAACCAGCGGGATTCTCAGCGGTGATTTCCGGACGCTCGCCGCGCTCGTATGTCAACCACGGAACCGTGACCAGTCCGTCGGCGTACACCCCGCCCGGGTGTCCGTACTCCCGTATCGGCACGGGGAAACTCCGCTCACCGATGACCTGCCCGTGGTCCGCGGTGACGACTGTCTTTCCCGAGAACTCATCGAAGAGCCGTTCGACCTCGGGCAACACCACGTCGAGATTCTCCTTGAACGCACGCTCGACGATCTCGTCGGAGACGTCCAGTTCCCCGCTGAGGAGCTTGTACCACTCGAAATTGAGCCTGTCCAATTCGAAGTGCTCCTGTCCGGTCGGCCCGAGGAACGGGTAGTGCGGTTGGAGGTAGTGGACCAGCAGTCGCTTGTTGGGGTACCGCTCTTTCGCCTGTATCGCGGCTTCGGTCATCGTTTCTGGGAGGACCGTCCGGTACTCCTTGTCCCATCCGTCCTCCCTCCACACGTCGACGACGTCGTGAAACCGCGTCTCTACCTTGTCTCGATGCCTGTGCAACATCGGGCTTCCCGTTACGTACACCGTATCGAGGAACTCGCGCCCGTGAAAGTTCGCTCTGAGGAACTCCTTCGTGTCCGACGCCCTCGATTCCACCGACTCGAGTTTCCCGGGAAGCGAACTCTGCTCCTCGAACATGTCGTAGCGACACGCATCCAAAATGAGGAGGTGGTCCCAGTCCTTGGCAAAGACGTCGATGCCGTCACGGTTGTACGGCCACGTCCGTAGTCGGCGATAGTAAAGGCGGTTGACCTCTTGGAAAATCTTGTGTGGTTCATCGAGGCCGTGTTTCAACGACTCCAGCGTGTACATCTCTACTGGTGGGACCGCTGTCGGACGTATTGTTATACCGTCTAAAACCGGCTCACTTTGCTACCGTAATTCCGGTCCCACTACCAATCCGAATGCGATAGGCCGCCCCCAACCCGCCCTCGCCGTGCAGTGTCCGCGACCCGGAGGCGACGCCGCACGCTCCTGTCATTCCCCGGTCGGGTCGTCGATGCCGACCCGACACCGACGCTGCAGGGACTCCCTATCGCTTGCGAGACAGGACAGCGAGATGATGGTGTCACCGTTGAGGAGAGATGTCTGAAACGAAATGTGGTCACCCACCGCGGTCCCGCTGTAGAGCGCCCTCGATGTCCGGTAATCCACCGTTCCGGTCCGACTGAACAGCTCGAGACTGCTGCTGTGGTGGTTGACTGTGACGTGGAATTGTATAGCATCGTACGTTTCTCGAAGCGAAGTTGCATCCGCTGGCGATATCTCCTCCGGTGACTGTCCAAGCAGCCCCTTGTGCTCGGACGAAACAGTTGTCCCGTCATCGTCAACGACGACAATCTCAGTCGTCTCCCCTCCGGCGATGCCGACGAACCGCTTTTGAACTATCTCACCTTGATTGACGAGCAGCAACCGATCTAACCAACGCGTACCCTGTAAAAACGGGAGGACGCCAGCAAGCACTGTTCGTCGCTTCATCGCCCTTTCCTCTTCTGTTCGCCGGGTCGATTGATCTGGATTGTCTGTCTCATTTTGATCACGCTAACGCATCGAATATTGATTCGAGGTTCTGCTTGACTTCCCAATTGAAACTAAACATGAGAGCCAGAGCCAGAGCCACATAGACTCCGATACCTACGAGAATTAACAGAATAAACTCCAATACTGGCGCATTAAGAGTCACCGTCTGATAGACGTAGGTCACTGCGGCTGCCATCCCAAGACTTGCCACCAGTGGATACGAAACCTCTCTGAGGACCCGAACCGGAGACGTTCCGACAGTCCGGGCAATAAGGTAGGTGTCTATCGGCATCATCGGGAAGATATAGATGCCCGTAATGACGGCTGCGGTACCCTCAATACCATACATCATCGTGGTCGGGTAGATGAATATCGCAATAAGGGTCACGCGTACAGCGGAGAGCTTGGCGATATAGTCAGGTCGCCCGACCGCCTTCCAGACCGGTCCCATCGTTGCACCCATTGAACGCAATAGCCCATAGATAGCCAGCAACTGCATTACTGGTATCATCGGCTGCCATTCAGGGGTAAAAAACGCCTCGACGAACGCGGGTGCGACTGCTGCGATACCCATCGCTGCTGGGAATGAAGCCAATGTGGTCATTCTAAGCGTCTGGAAGTATCCGGACCGCAGCTTCTCGATATCATTCTGTACTTTCGAATACGCCGAAAACGTCACACTTGAGATTGTCTGTGTGATTTCGGTCGCTGGCGCGTTTGAAAGCCGGTAGGCGAGTTGGTAAAACCCCAGTGCACTTGCCATGAGCGCCCAGCCGACAAACGCATCATCCCCTCTACTGTACAGGAAATATAGGATCGAGTTGGCCGTAACCCATTTGCCGAAACTGTAACGTTTCTTTGCAACATCAAGGTCAAACGAAGGCCATGGCCGGTACCCGTCTGCGATATATGAGACGAGAAACCGGGCGGCGTCGCCGGCGATGAATCCGATTGCCAGTGCATAGACGGTTGGCTTATACAGAGCTATGCCTACGGTGACGACGAAGTATGCCACCGCGCCGCTAACTCTGTAGACGAACTCTTTGTGGAAATCTAGACTCTTCTGGAAATAGACGACAGCAGGGTTTCGTAACCCGACAATAAACGGCGAAAGGGCGATGACTCGAAACAGATCGGTCGCCGCAGGTTCGTTGAACAACGATGCAATAAATGGGGCCCCAAGGAACAGGATCACGGCGATTACGGTCCCCCTGGCTGTCTCGATTGTCCAGGCCGTGTTGAGTTCGTCGTCGACGTTGTCCTCCTCGGCCTGTATCAGAGCGGACTTGATGCCCAACTCG
The Haloarcula marismortui ATCC 43049 DNA segment above includes these coding regions:
- a CDS encoding lipopolysaccharide biosynthesis protein — protein: MLDKLKRLIKRLLPASDDVMEQAVKSGVWVGIMNVTERGLELLLLVIVASLLSPRAFGLMGIALLTLSSLKKFSELGIKSALIQAEEDNVDDELNTAWTIETARGTVIAVILFLGAPFIASLFNEPAATDLFRVIALSPFIVGLRNPAVVYFQKSLDFHKEFVYRVSGAVAYFVVTVGIALYKPTVYALAIGFIAGDAARFLVSYIADGYRPWPSFDLDVAKKRYSFGKWVTANSILYFLYSRGDDAFVGWALMASALGFYQLAYRLSNAPATEITQTISSVTFSAYSKVQNDIEKLRSGYFQTLRMTTLASFPAAMGIAAVAPAFVEAFFTPEWQPMIPVMQLLAIYGLLRSMGATMGPVWKAVGRPDYIAKLSAVRVTLIAIFIYPTTMMYGIEGTAAVITGIYIFPMMPIDTYLIARTVGTSPVRVLREVSYPLVASLGMAAAVTYVYQTVTLNAPVLEFILLILVGIGVYVALALALMFSFNWEVKQNLESIFDALA